The genomic segment CCATGCTGACACTGGGAATGAAGCCGACGCGCCCGGAAACAGGGTACGGATACATACAAGCCGACCTCGGTTCAAGCTCAGTGCGCAACAAGGAGATATTCCGGGTGGATTCTTTCAGGGAAAAGCCTGATTTGGAAACAGCCCAGCAATACATACAGAACAGGAATTATTTCTGGAATGCCGGTATTTTCATCTGGAACGTGCGGACAATCGTCAATGCCTATCGCATGTATCAGCCGACATTGGCAAAACTTTTCGAAGATATCTCCGGTGTCTATGGAACTCCGGAGGAACAAGCCGTCTTGGACAGCCGCTATCCCGAATGCGAGAATATCAGTGTCGATTACGCTATCATGGAAAAGGCAGAAGAGATGTTCGTTTGTCCGGCAGACTTCGGTTGGAGCGATTTAGGCACGTGGGGCTCACTGCTCGCGCAGACCAAGCACGACATGCATGGCAACAGCGTCATCGGACCAAACATTTCAGTTTTCGATACCAAGAACTGTATCATACATGCTACGGAAGAAAAAAAGGTGGTTGTGCAGGGACTGGACGGCTATATCGTTGCGGAAAAGGACAATGCGCTTCTGATTTGCAAATTGTCGGAAGAGCAGAAAATCAAACAATATTCAGAAGAAACAAAATAAACAAGATATAACTATGGAAAGAAAAGTAGCACTGATCAGCGGTATCACGGGACAAGACGGTTCCTATCTTGCTGAGTTTTTGTTGGAAAAAGGGTATGAAGTACACGGTTTGCTTAGACGCTCATCGTCGTTTAACACCGCCCGCATAGAGCATCTCTATCTGGATGAGTGGGTGCGCGACATGAAGCAGAAGCGCCTGGTGGACCTTCATTGGGCAGACATTACCGATTCCTCGTCGCTTATCCGGATTATCGGTGAGACCAAGCCGACGGAAATCTACAACCTGGCAGCGCAGAGCCATGTGAAAGTCTCTTTCGATGTGCCTGAATATACCGCCGATGCCGATGCAGTAGGCGTGTTGCGACTGCTGGAGGCTGTCAGAATCTGCGGATTGGAGAAAGAGTGCCGCATCTACCAGGCCTCGACATCGGAGTTGTACGGAAAGGTGCAGGAAGTGCCACAGAAAGAGACAACGCCTTTCTATCCGCGCTCTCCCTATGCCGTAGCCAAACTCTATGGCTATTGGATCATGAAAAACTATCGTGAGTCATACGATATGTATTGCTGTAACGGCATCCTCTTCAATCACGAGAGTGAGCGCCGTGGCGAGACGTTCGTGACCCGTAAGATTACACTTGCTGCTGCCCGCATCGCACAAGGATATCAGGACAAGCTCTATCTGGGTAATCTCAACTCATTGCGCGACTGGGGATATGCGAAGGATTACGTGGAGTGTATGTGGCTGATATTGCAGCAACCGCAACCCGATGATTTCGTCATTGCAACGGGCGAATATCACACGGTGCGCGAGTTCGCAACACTGGCGTTCCATGAAGTGGGTATCGAACTGGAATGGAAAGGTGAGGGCGTTGATGAAAAAGGATACGACAAGGCTACGGGAAAAGCACTGGTAGAGGTCGATCCGAAATATTTCCGTCCGGCAGAGGTTGACCAATTGCTCGGTGATCCGACGAAGGCAAAAGAAGTGTTGGGATGGAATCCGCGCAAGACCACATTCCCCGAATTGGTGAAAATCATGGTCGAACACGACATGCGGTTTGTGAAGAAATTGCACTTGAAAGCACAAATTGAAGACTGATGTTAGACACGAATAGTAAAATCTATGTGGCAGGACACCGCGGACTTGTCGGCTCTGCCATCTGGAAGAATCTCCAAAAGCGGGGATATC from the Prevotella sp. Rep29 genome contains:
- a CDS encoding mannose-1-phosphate guanylyltransferase, whose translation is MALSNNHLVIMAGGVGSRFWPMSTEDYPKQFIDVLGVGRSLLQLTFDRFSGICAPEHIWILTNQKYADIVRRQLPEVPAENVLCEPCRRNTAPCIAYASWRIKASDPHANIVVAPSDHIVMDVPEFKRVITQCLAFCSESDAMLTLGMKPTRPETGYGYIQADLGSSSVRNKEIFRVDSFREKPDLETAQQYIQNRNYFWNAGIFIWNVRTIVNAYRMYQPTLAKLFEDISGVYGTPEEQAVLDSRYPECENISVDYAIMEKAEEMFVCPADFGWSDLGTWGSLLAQTKHDMHGNSVIGPNISVFDTKNCIIHATEEKKVVVQGLDGYIVAEKDNALLICKLSEEQKIKQYSEETK
- the gmd gene encoding GDP-mannose 4,6-dehydratase, translating into MERKVALISGITGQDGSYLAEFLLEKGYEVHGLLRRSSSFNTARIEHLYLDEWVRDMKQKRLVDLHWADITDSSSLIRIIGETKPTEIYNLAAQSHVKVSFDVPEYTADADAVGVLRLLEAVRICGLEKECRIYQASTSELYGKVQEVPQKETTPFYPRSPYAVAKLYGYWIMKNYRESYDMYCCNGILFNHESERRGETFVTRKITLAAARIAQGYQDKLYLGNLNSLRDWGYAKDYVECMWLILQQPQPDDFVIATGEYHTVREFATLAFHEVGIELEWKGEGVDEKGYDKATGKALVEVDPKYFRPAEVDQLLGDPTKAKEVLGWNPRKTTFPELVKIMVEHDMRFVKKLHLKAQIED